A DNA window from Pogona vitticeps strain Pit_001003342236 chromosome 2, PviZW2.1, whole genome shotgun sequence contains the following coding sequences:
- the CHD1L gene encoding chromodomain-helicase-DNA-binding protein 1-like isoform X2 — protein sequence MGLGKTCQTISLLVVLSGKLNKRPFLVLCPLSVLSNWKEELERFSPRLSFVTYSGDKEKRAELQQDVKSNNEFHVLLTTYEICLRDAAFLKCFNWACLVVDEAHRLKNQDSLLHKTLSEFSTDFSLLLTGTPIQNSLQELYAMLAFIEQDIFPKELVEEFVHYYHGIEKESQKAKELHSLLKPFLLRRVKTEVAAEIPKKSEVILYHGMSALQRKFYKAILMKDLDAFESETGKKAKLLNVLIQLRKCVAHPYLFSGVEPEPFIIGDHLIEASGKLSLLDKLLSFLYAGGHRVLLFSQMTQMLDILQDYMDYRGYSYERLDGSVRGEERHLAIKNFGQEPIFVFLLSTRAGGVGMNLTAADTVVFVDSDFNPQNDLQATARAHRIGQNKPVKVIRLIGRDTVEELIHRRAASKLQLTNAVIEGGQFALGAQKSSGDTDHELSEILKFGLDRLLSSEGSTISDMDLGSILGDTRGGMWLMDPVLSTGEGDEEQHLESHMYLYEGKDYSTEPSREDQKAFDQLLNLQKALLEDISQEGRALRNKANALITGIQMGPEKKRRKLSPEELEIRRRKLQEAAAKRAKLREERKQKKAEAEHQKKMAWWEANHYRSYCIESEESSEEEEEEEGRLDVTLKYTDPDLTSIRYIMGDVTHPAAGEEDAIIVHCVDDSGYWGRGGLFTALRNRSDQPKKIYELAGKMKDLALGGTILFPIDDKESRNKGQDLLALVVAQHRDRSNNLSGIKLPDLERGLKKIYLAAKKRDASVHLPRIGYSTKGFNWYGTERLIRKYLATRGIPTFVYYFPRTKASSSSQASTTSVSTSQT from the exons ATGGGTCTTGGGAAGACTTGTCAG ACTATTTCTCTGCTTGTTGTCTTAAGTGGGAAGCTTAATAAAAGGCCCTTTTTGGTCCTTTGCCCCCTCTCTGTGTTAAGCAACTGGAAGGAGGAACTTGAAAG attttcTCCAAGGCTTTCCTTCGTGACATATTCAGGCGACAAGGAAAAGCGGGCAGAGCTACAACAGGATGTAAAATCAAATAATGAGTTCCATGTTCTGCTGACTACCTATGAG ATATGTCTCAGagatgcagcatttttaaaatg TTTTAATTGGGCATGTCTTGTTGTGGATGAAGCTCACAGACTGAAGAATCAGGATTCATTGCTTCATAAAACACTCTCTGAG TTTTCAACAGATTTCAGCCTCTTGCTGACAGGTACTCCTATTCAGAACAGTCTCCAAGAGTTATATGCCATGCTTGCTTTTATTGAACAAGACATATTCCCTAAGGAGCTAGTTGAAGAATTTGTTCACTATTACCATGGGAttgaaaaagaaagccaaaaag CCAAAGAACTGCACAGTCTGTTGAAGCCCTTCTTGCTCAGAAGAGTGAAGACAGAGGTTGCTGCAGAAATCCCAAAGAAGTCAGAAGTGATTCTCTACCATGGAATGTCAGCACTGCAGAGAAAATTTTATAAGGCTATTTTGATGAAAGACCTAG ATGCATTTGAAAGTGAAACGGGGAAGAAAGCTAAGCTCCTGAATGTGTTAATCCAACTCCGGAAATGCGTAGCACATCCCTACCTGTTCAGTG GTGTTGAACCAGAGCCGTTTATCATTGGAGATCATCTCATTGAAGCCAGTGGAAAGTTGAGTTTATTGGataagcttctttctttcttgtatgcTGG TGGCCATCGTGTGTTGCTGTTTTCCCAGATGACCCAAATGCTGGATATTCTGCAGGATTACATGGATTACAGAG GTTACAGTTATGAGCGCTTGGACGGATCTGTACGAGGTGAAGAAAGGCACCTTGCTATTAAAAACTTTGGCCAAGAGCCCATTTTTGTCTTCCTCCTGAGCACCAGGGCAG GTGGAGTTGGCATGAATCTCACAGCCGCAGATACTGTTGTTTTTGTGGACAGCGACTTTAATCCACAAAACGACTTGCAAGCAACAGCAAGAGCCCATAGGATTGGCCAGAATAA GCCTGTAAAAGTGATTCGCTTGATTGGGAGAGACACAGTGGAAGAGCTCATCCACCGCCGAGCAGCATCAAAGCTCCAGCTAACAAATGCTGTTATTGAAGGTGGCCAATTTGCTCTTGGAGCACAGAAGTCCTCTGGTGACACAGATCATGAG CTGAGCGAAATCCTGAAGTTTGGTTTGGACAGACTGTTGTCATCAGAGGGAAGTACGATCTCTGACATGGACCTGGGAAGCATCCTTGGTGATACAAGAGGAGGGATGTGGCTAATGGACCCTGTGTTGTCTACTGGAGAGGGAGATGAAGAGCAACATCTAGAAA gcCACATGTACCTATACGAAGGGAAGGACTACTCCACGGAACCTAGCAGGGAGGACCAGAAAGCTTTTGATCAGTTGCTCAATCTTCAGAAAGCACTCCTTGAAGATATCAGTCAAGAAGGAAGAGCTCTCAGAAATAAAGCAAAT GCTCTGATAACAGGTATTCAGATGGGCCCTGAAAAGAAAAGACGTAAATTAAGTCCAGAAGAGTTGGAGATTCGGCGACGAAaactacaggaggcagcagcaaagagGGCCAAGCTCagggaagaaaggaagcagaAGAAAGCAGAAGCGGAGCACCAGAAAAA AATGGCTTGGTGGGAAGCTAATCATTACAGATCTTACTGCATTGAATCAGAAGAGagcagtgaggaggaggaggaagaggaaggcaggctggATGTGACTCTGAAATATACGGACCCAGACCTGACCTCCATCAGGTACATTATGGGTGATGTTACCCATcctgcagcaggagaagaggatgcCATCATTGTGCACTGTGTAG atgactCTGGCTATTGGGGAAGAGGAGGCTTGTTCACTGCACTCAGGAATCGATCCGACCAACCAAAGAAAATATATGAGTTGGCAGGAAAGATGAAAG ATCTTGCATTAGGAGGAACAATTTTATTCCCTATTGATGATAAGGAGTCTCGAAACAAAGGACAGGACTTG CTGGCCCTCGTTGTAGCCCAGCACCGTGACCGCTCCAACAATTTGTCTGGAATCAAGCTCCCTGATTTGGAAAGGGGGTTAAAGAAAATTTATCTAGCAGCCAAGAAAAGAGATG cAAGCGTCCATCTTCCTCGCATTGGTTATTCCACCAAAGGCTTTAACTGGTATGGAACAGAGCGTCTGATCCGCAAATACTTGGCAACACGAGGAATCCCTACATTTGT ATACTATTTTCCTAGGACTAAAGCATCGTCGTCCTCGCAGGCATCCACAACGTCAGTATCAACTTCCCAGACTTAA
- the CHD1L gene encoding chromodomain-helicase-DNA-binding protein 1-like isoform X1 codes for MSRFFQSVSRRPVAEEEGARVEEEQLSQWGLRGIRLRPYQIDGVNWLANCYTTWHGCILGDEMGLGKTCQTISLLVVLSGKLNKRPFLVLCPLSVLSNWKEELERFSPRLSFVTYSGDKEKRAELQQDVKSNNEFHVLLTTYEICLRDAAFLKCFNWACLVVDEAHRLKNQDSLLHKTLSEFSTDFSLLLTGTPIQNSLQELYAMLAFIEQDIFPKELVEEFVHYYHGIEKESQKAKELHSLLKPFLLRRVKTEVAAEIPKKSEVILYHGMSALQRKFYKAILMKDLDAFESETGKKAKLLNVLIQLRKCVAHPYLFSGVEPEPFIIGDHLIEASGKLSLLDKLLSFLYAGGHRVLLFSQMTQMLDILQDYMDYRGYSYERLDGSVRGEERHLAIKNFGQEPIFVFLLSTRAGGVGMNLTAADTVVFVDSDFNPQNDLQATARAHRIGQNKPVKVIRLIGRDTVEELIHRRAASKLQLTNAVIEGGQFALGAQKSSGDTDHELSEILKFGLDRLLSSEGSTISDMDLGSILGDTRGGMWLMDPVLSTGEGDEEQHLESHMYLYEGKDYSTEPSREDQKAFDQLLNLQKALLEDISQEGRALRNKANALITGIQMGPEKKRRKLSPEELEIRRRKLQEAAAKRAKLREERKQKKAEAEHQKKMAWWEANHYRSYCIESEESSEEEEEEEGRLDVTLKYTDPDLTSIRYIMGDVTHPAAGEEDAIIVHCVDDSGYWGRGGLFTALRNRSDQPKKIYELAGKMKDLALGGTILFPIDDKESRNKGQDLLALVVAQHRDRSNNLSGIKLPDLERGLKKIYLAAKKRDASVHLPRIGYSTKGFNWYGTERLIRKYLATRGIPTFVYYFPRTKASSSSQASTTSVSTSQT; via the exons AGAGGAGGAAGGAGCAAGGGTGGAAGAGGAGCAGTTAAGCCAATGGGGGCTCCGCG GCATTCGTCTGCGTCCTTATCAGATAGATGGTGTAAACTGGTTGGCCAACTGTTACACAACCTGGCATGGATGTATCCTAGGTGATGAAATGGGTCTTGGGAAGACTTGTCAG ACTATTTCTCTGCTTGTTGTCTTAAGTGGGAAGCTTAATAAAAGGCCCTTTTTGGTCCTTTGCCCCCTCTCTGTGTTAAGCAACTGGAAGGAGGAACTTGAAAG attttcTCCAAGGCTTTCCTTCGTGACATATTCAGGCGACAAGGAAAAGCGGGCAGAGCTACAACAGGATGTAAAATCAAATAATGAGTTCCATGTTCTGCTGACTACCTATGAG ATATGTCTCAGagatgcagcatttttaaaatg TTTTAATTGGGCATGTCTTGTTGTGGATGAAGCTCACAGACTGAAGAATCAGGATTCATTGCTTCATAAAACACTCTCTGAG TTTTCAACAGATTTCAGCCTCTTGCTGACAGGTACTCCTATTCAGAACAGTCTCCAAGAGTTATATGCCATGCTTGCTTTTATTGAACAAGACATATTCCCTAAGGAGCTAGTTGAAGAATTTGTTCACTATTACCATGGGAttgaaaaagaaagccaaaaag CCAAAGAACTGCACAGTCTGTTGAAGCCCTTCTTGCTCAGAAGAGTGAAGACAGAGGTTGCTGCAGAAATCCCAAAGAAGTCAGAAGTGATTCTCTACCATGGAATGTCAGCACTGCAGAGAAAATTTTATAAGGCTATTTTGATGAAAGACCTAG ATGCATTTGAAAGTGAAACGGGGAAGAAAGCTAAGCTCCTGAATGTGTTAATCCAACTCCGGAAATGCGTAGCACATCCCTACCTGTTCAGTG GTGTTGAACCAGAGCCGTTTATCATTGGAGATCATCTCATTGAAGCCAGTGGAAAGTTGAGTTTATTGGataagcttctttctttcttgtatgcTGG TGGCCATCGTGTGTTGCTGTTTTCCCAGATGACCCAAATGCTGGATATTCTGCAGGATTACATGGATTACAGAG GTTACAGTTATGAGCGCTTGGACGGATCTGTACGAGGTGAAGAAAGGCACCTTGCTATTAAAAACTTTGGCCAAGAGCCCATTTTTGTCTTCCTCCTGAGCACCAGGGCAG GTGGAGTTGGCATGAATCTCACAGCCGCAGATACTGTTGTTTTTGTGGACAGCGACTTTAATCCACAAAACGACTTGCAAGCAACAGCAAGAGCCCATAGGATTGGCCAGAATAA GCCTGTAAAAGTGATTCGCTTGATTGGGAGAGACACAGTGGAAGAGCTCATCCACCGCCGAGCAGCATCAAAGCTCCAGCTAACAAATGCTGTTATTGAAGGTGGCCAATTTGCTCTTGGAGCACAGAAGTCCTCTGGTGACACAGATCATGAG CTGAGCGAAATCCTGAAGTTTGGTTTGGACAGACTGTTGTCATCAGAGGGAAGTACGATCTCTGACATGGACCTGGGAAGCATCCTTGGTGATACAAGAGGAGGGATGTGGCTAATGGACCCTGTGTTGTCTACTGGAGAGGGAGATGAAGAGCAACATCTAGAAA gcCACATGTACCTATACGAAGGGAAGGACTACTCCACGGAACCTAGCAGGGAGGACCAGAAAGCTTTTGATCAGTTGCTCAATCTTCAGAAAGCACTCCTTGAAGATATCAGTCAAGAAGGAAGAGCTCTCAGAAATAAAGCAAAT GCTCTGATAACAGGTATTCAGATGGGCCCTGAAAAGAAAAGACGTAAATTAAGTCCAGAAGAGTTGGAGATTCGGCGACGAAaactacaggaggcagcagcaaagagGGCCAAGCTCagggaagaaaggaagcagaAGAAAGCAGAAGCGGAGCACCAGAAAAA AATGGCTTGGTGGGAAGCTAATCATTACAGATCTTACTGCATTGAATCAGAAGAGagcagtgaggaggaggaggaagaggaaggcaggctggATGTGACTCTGAAATATACGGACCCAGACCTGACCTCCATCAGGTACATTATGGGTGATGTTACCCATcctgcagcaggagaagaggatgcCATCATTGTGCACTGTGTAG atgactCTGGCTATTGGGGAAGAGGAGGCTTGTTCACTGCACTCAGGAATCGATCCGACCAACCAAAGAAAATATATGAGTTGGCAGGAAAGATGAAAG ATCTTGCATTAGGAGGAACAATTTTATTCCCTATTGATGATAAGGAGTCTCGAAACAAAGGACAGGACTTG CTGGCCCTCGTTGTAGCCCAGCACCGTGACCGCTCCAACAATTTGTCTGGAATCAAGCTCCCTGATTTGGAAAGGGGGTTAAAGAAAATTTATCTAGCAGCCAAGAAAAGAGATG cAAGCGTCCATCTTCCTCGCATTGGTTATTCCACCAAAGGCTTTAACTGGTATGGAACAGAGCGTCTGATCCGCAAATACTTGGCAACACGAGGAATCCCTACATTTGT ATACTATTTTCCTAGGACTAAAGCATCGTCGTCCTCGCAGGCATCCACAACGTCAGTATCAACTTCCCAGACTTAA
- the CHD1L gene encoding chromodomain-helicase-DNA-binding protein 1-like isoform X3, translating into MLAFIEQDIFPKELVEEFVHYYHGIEKESQKAKELHSLLKPFLLRRVKTEVAAEIPKKSEVILYHGMSALQRKFYKAILMKDLDAFESETGKKAKLLNVLIQLRKCVAHPYLFSGVEPEPFIIGDHLIEASGKLSLLDKLLSFLYAGGHRVLLFSQMTQMLDILQDYMDYRGYSYERLDGSVRGEERHLAIKNFGQEPIFVFLLSTRAGGVGMNLTAADTVVFVDSDFNPQNDLQATARAHRIGQNKPVKVIRLIGRDTVEELIHRRAASKLQLTNAVIEGGQFALGAQKSSGDTDHELSEILKFGLDRLLSSEGSTISDMDLGSILGDTRGGMWLMDPVLSTGEGDEEQHLESHMYLYEGKDYSTEPSREDQKAFDQLLNLQKALLEDISQEGRALRNKANALITGIQMGPEKKRRKLSPEELEIRRRKLQEAAAKRAKLREERKQKKAEAEHQKKMAWWEANHYRSYCIESEESSEEEEEEEGRLDVTLKYTDPDLTSIRYIMGDVTHPAAGEEDAIIVHCVDDSGYWGRGGLFTALRNRSDQPKKIYELAGKMKDLALGGTILFPIDDKESRNKGQDLLALVVAQHRDRSNNLSGIKLPDLERGLKKIYLAAKKRDASVHLPRIGYSTKGFNWYGTERLIRKYLATRGIPTFVYYFPRTKASSSSQASTTSVSTSQT; encoded by the exons ATGCTTGCTTTTATTGAACAAGACATATTCCCTAAGGAGCTAGTTGAAGAATTTGTTCACTATTACCATGGGAttgaaaaagaaagccaaaaag CCAAAGAACTGCACAGTCTGTTGAAGCCCTTCTTGCTCAGAAGAGTGAAGACAGAGGTTGCTGCAGAAATCCCAAAGAAGTCAGAAGTGATTCTCTACCATGGAATGTCAGCACTGCAGAGAAAATTTTATAAGGCTATTTTGATGAAAGACCTAG ATGCATTTGAAAGTGAAACGGGGAAGAAAGCTAAGCTCCTGAATGTGTTAATCCAACTCCGGAAATGCGTAGCACATCCCTACCTGTTCAGTG GTGTTGAACCAGAGCCGTTTATCATTGGAGATCATCTCATTGAAGCCAGTGGAAAGTTGAGTTTATTGGataagcttctttctttcttgtatgcTGG TGGCCATCGTGTGTTGCTGTTTTCCCAGATGACCCAAATGCTGGATATTCTGCAGGATTACATGGATTACAGAG GTTACAGTTATGAGCGCTTGGACGGATCTGTACGAGGTGAAGAAAGGCACCTTGCTATTAAAAACTTTGGCCAAGAGCCCATTTTTGTCTTCCTCCTGAGCACCAGGGCAG GTGGAGTTGGCATGAATCTCACAGCCGCAGATACTGTTGTTTTTGTGGACAGCGACTTTAATCCACAAAACGACTTGCAAGCAACAGCAAGAGCCCATAGGATTGGCCAGAATAA GCCTGTAAAAGTGATTCGCTTGATTGGGAGAGACACAGTGGAAGAGCTCATCCACCGCCGAGCAGCATCAAAGCTCCAGCTAACAAATGCTGTTATTGAAGGTGGCCAATTTGCTCTTGGAGCACAGAAGTCCTCTGGTGACACAGATCATGAG CTGAGCGAAATCCTGAAGTTTGGTTTGGACAGACTGTTGTCATCAGAGGGAAGTACGATCTCTGACATGGACCTGGGAAGCATCCTTGGTGATACAAGAGGAGGGATGTGGCTAATGGACCCTGTGTTGTCTACTGGAGAGGGAGATGAAGAGCAACATCTAGAAA gcCACATGTACCTATACGAAGGGAAGGACTACTCCACGGAACCTAGCAGGGAGGACCAGAAAGCTTTTGATCAGTTGCTCAATCTTCAGAAAGCACTCCTTGAAGATATCAGTCAAGAAGGAAGAGCTCTCAGAAATAAAGCAAAT GCTCTGATAACAGGTATTCAGATGGGCCCTGAAAAGAAAAGACGTAAATTAAGTCCAGAAGAGTTGGAGATTCGGCGACGAAaactacaggaggcagcagcaaagagGGCCAAGCTCagggaagaaaggaagcagaAGAAAGCAGAAGCGGAGCACCAGAAAAA AATGGCTTGGTGGGAAGCTAATCATTACAGATCTTACTGCATTGAATCAGAAGAGagcagtgaggaggaggaggaagaggaaggcaggctggATGTGACTCTGAAATATACGGACCCAGACCTGACCTCCATCAGGTACATTATGGGTGATGTTACCCATcctgcagcaggagaagaggatgcCATCATTGTGCACTGTGTAG atgactCTGGCTATTGGGGAAGAGGAGGCTTGTTCACTGCACTCAGGAATCGATCCGACCAACCAAAGAAAATATATGAGTTGGCAGGAAAGATGAAAG ATCTTGCATTAGGAGGAACAATTTTATTCCCTATTGATGATAAGGAGTCTCGAAACAAAGGACAGGACTTG CTGGCCCTCGTTGTAGCCCAGCACCGTGACCGCTCCAACAATTTGTCTGGAATCAAGCTCCCTGATTTGGAAAGGGGGTTAAAGAAAATTTATCTAGCAGCCAAGAAAAGAGATG cAAGCGTCCATCTTCCTCGCATTGGTTATTCCACCAAAGGCTTTAACTGGTATGGAACAGAGCGTCTGATCCGCAAATACTTGGCAACACGAGGAATCCCTACATTTGT ATACTATTTTCCTAGGACTAAAGCATCGTCGTCCTCGCAGGCATCCACAACGTCAGTATCAACTTCCCAGACTTAA